Proteins encoded within one genomic window of Spirochaeta isovalerica:
- a CDS encoding translocation/assembly module TamB domain-containing protein, with protein sequence MDEVREELISSLEEMIGYDLVYSSISPSIFSYINIKDLRVYGKGGPGDILAEIGSFKAFYSPFYFIKKNSELTPLQAVKSLTLTKARFHIDSQRDKNLLAILSKRGGVDFTLLPLTTRISGRSVDLSFTTPDIVLEGQNLFFSLTPDKGTYRTRINGDVNTRFISDNSFISMARASVKASGSVSEFFDSLNFTVTTVDFQSDVANLTDQTFQFILNTGQLELRKVQDYRPIDLVIKHDRIIGDWFFSFKSENFRPDSLISLKGKLAPYSQYSSSRITGNGSIIYNTLREDAVYSLDSNIRISQDVFNRPVSIKTDITGDLNQINVRNLDLQTTEGRALFNGNISTGSFFPTGRIRLVNVQTPLGFLVNSTFTVSHQEGFLTFRSDSIDTGGESIESVNLVLFPEGENITASLKASLKDEEDHEGTITVDTLVNLGEKPEISSFIALDSLPAGSLVYFIPQREELPSLPQGFSDSSVSTDFILHSDLENLTVLVSDFMFQSNAKPDNKLSFSASYNEKGFKINDLYFNWDQYELTGYVNSNREGDDFLVSTHFDLEDKPYRIDAHYSTGQIILEGDYGLFALLQKSGDRSYEFNLKSQSLPLPLYDQIVFADINASGAYENGDWNIFLEKSGISTDRFLSLIKPEFEITANLGNQGADIYEVIYRDNISSLKGLGRVSYIPGHQTSWLSLIDDTGKTGEQYDIYYSSDHGEIDSRISVVSSPLERFREQGLTGNVSLDLGFSGKLESPEYQAVINTERMNLDGVPIVVSTFVRGDKDQIRISDLELEYSGIMFNRGLLMLDLNEGKLIATGAINQNINRSKASTSLSVYVNLNQSLDIFTLSNLADIDMTGQLVTAPVKWDGLNTFPRLQVDMEKKGSLISGNIKNGEILSAAYDLESKNISVIIRDLFPFRFAANGMVNNREVDVEVSDLAFEPSFLNYFMPVDPFKKKRSVIFTSGIIDGDFRVHGPISDPDFDGRLRISNLVPESPFLAEIPDPVSTEVTLEGHSLTINPFSIGLNKGEIFVDSSFEFDEGLPTTYNLDVDIRGGEGARVAYAIPGFSWDGYFTGPVHIEGSRQGGFLEGTLTCNSLESSLKSDAVPNQPLSVPKNPSINGFTVDLTILTGRDVNFYFPNRQVPIIQATAEKGDDINIAYDSRSDELALVGRVDVRTGEINYFNKTFYLQEGYIDFNESQVKFNPKLNVRADVITRDELGEDVTISLLFDDYLLNEFNPEFLSFPRKTENEILALLGQSFIPSNDPDQVSVASVLVATGGMIGKNTIMQPFEEAIKNSLNLDFVSFNTNLIENAILDRFQDQNIYDNGNRRVNFARYLEDTSLFIGEYIGEFLFLEGSLVVDYDDSRSVSSTFGGLELNLNLNIQFITPFVLIDWTYDPNNNPDSDYFLPQNTISFTWQYSY encoded by the coding sequence ATGGATGAAGTGAGGGAGGAGCTCATTTCTTCATTGGAGGAAATGATTGGGTATGATTTAGTTTACAGTTCCATTTCTCCTTCCATATTCAGCTACATCAACATCAAAGATCTCAGAGTTTATGGCAAAGGCGGTCCCGGTGATATTCTGGCTGAAATAGGATCCTTTAAGGCTTTTTATTCGCCATTCTATTTTATAAAGAAGAACAGTGAATTAACACCGCTTCAAGCCGTGAAAAGTCTAACATTGACAAAAGCCCGATTTCACATCGATTCCCAAAGAGATAAAAACCTTCTTGCTATTTTGTCGAAACGCGGTGGCGTCGATTTTACATTGCTCCCCCTGACAACGAGAATATCCGGCAGAAGCGTCGATCTGTCCTTCACTACACCGGATATTGTATTGGAAGGTCAAAACCTTTTCTTTTCGCTTACCCCGGATAAAGGAACTTACCGTACCAGAATAAACGGAGATGTAAACACGAGATTCATTAGTGATAATTCTTTCATTTCAATGGCCAGAGCCTCGGTTAAAGCCAGCGGTTCCGTATCGGAATTTTTTGATTCCCTGAACTTTACCGTTACAACTGTAGATTTCCAATCAGATGTAGCAAACCTGACAGATCAGACATTTCAGTTCATATTGAATACCGGTCAGCTTGAACTGAGAAAAGTCCAGGATTACAGACCGATCGATCTCGTAATTAAACACGACAGAATTATCGGGGACTGGTTTTTTTCGTTTAAATCAGAAAATTTCCGTCCGGACAGTCTGATCTCTTTGAAGGGTAAGTTGGCACCGTACAGTCAATACAGTTCTTCGAGAATTACCGGTAACGGATCAATAATATACAATACTTTGCGGGAAGACGCCGTATACTCACTCGATTCAAATATCAGAATCAGTCAGGATGTCTTCAACCGGCCGGTTTCGATAAAGACTGATATTACAGGCGATCTCAACCAGATCAATGTAAGGAATCTCGACTTGCAGACTACAGAAGGAAGGGCATTGTTTAACGGCAATATCAGTACCGGAAGCTTTTTCCCTACAGGAAGAATCAGGCTGGTCAATGTACAGACTCCCTTGGGGTTTCTGGTTAACAGCACCTTCACAGTCTCTCATCAGGAAGGGTTTCTCACTTTCCGCTCAGACTCAATTGATACGGGCGGCGAATCCATTGAAAGCGTCAATCTTGTTCTGTTTCCGGAAGGGGAAAATATAACAGCCTCTTTAAAAGCCAGTTTGAAGGACGAAGAAGATCATGAAGGGACAATCACTGTTGATACCCTGGTAAATCTGGGCGAAAAGCCGGAAATAAGTTCATTCATTGCTTTGGATAGCTTACCGGCCGGCTCTCTTGTTTATTTCATCCCTCAGAGAGAAGAACTGCCATCATTGCCCCAAGGATTCTCAGATTCATCGGTTTCTACAGATTTCATACTTCATTCTGACCTTGAAAACCTGACTGTTCTCGTCAGCGATTTTATGTTCCAATCCAATGCTAAACCGGATAACAAACTGTCCTTCTCCGCTTCCTACAACGAAAAAGGTTTTAAAATTAACGACCTCTATTTTAACTGGGATCAATATGAACTGACCGGGTATGTCAATTCAAACAGAGAAGGTGACGACTTTCTTGTTTCGACTCATTTTGATCTGGAAGATAAGCCTTATAGAATTGATGCTCATTATTCAACCGGTCAGATTATTCTGGAAGGTGATTACGGTCTGTTCGCTTTGTTACAGAAGTCAGGCGACCGGTCATATGAATTCAATCTTAAGAGCCAGTCTCTTCCCTTACCTCTGTACGATCAGATCGTTTTTGCTGATATCAATGCATCCGGAGCCTATGAAAATGGAGATTGGAACATCTTTCTTGAAAAATCGGGAATATCAACAGACAGATTTCTGAGTCTGATTAAGCCGGAATTTGAAATCACAGCAAACCTGGGAAATCAGGGCGCTGATATATACGAAGTAATATATCGGGATAACATTTCTTCACTGAAAGGGCTGGGGCGCGTCTCCTATATCCCCGGACATCAGACTTCCTGGCTTTCACTTATAGATGATACGGGAAAAACCGGTGAGCAGTACGATATTTACTACTCTTCCGATCATGGTGAAATTGATTCCCGTATTTCAGTGGTGTCTTCACCTCTTGAGCGTTTCAGGGAGCAGGGGCTTACAGGTAACGTCTCACTCGATCTGGGTTTCAGCGGAAAGCTGGAGTCTCCTGAATATCAGGCCGTTATCAATACGGAGAGAATGAATCTGGACGGTGTCCCCATCGTTGTTTCGACTTTTGTCCGCGGAGATAAGGACCAGATCCGAATTTCCGATCTGGAACTGGAATATAGCGGGATTATGTTTAATCGCGGTCTGCTTATGCTTGATCTCAATGAAGGGAAACTTATAGCAACAGGGGCTATAAATCAGAATATAAACCGCTCAAAAGCATCAACATCCTTATCAGTCTACGTCAACTTGAATCAATCTCTGGATATCTTCACTTTATCCAATCTTGCCGATATCGATATGACAGGCCAATTGGTAACGGCTCCTGTAAAATGGGATGGGTTGAATACATTTCCCCGACTGCAGGTCGATATGGAGAAAAAGGGTTCCCTTATTTCAGGGAATATAAAGAACGGGGAAATCCTTTCAGCAGCTTATGATCTGGAAAGCAAAAACATTTCTGTAATTATAAGAGATCTTTTCCCCTTCCGTTTTGCAGCCAACGGGATGGTGAATAACAGGGAAGTTGATGTGGAAGTCAGTGATCTGGCATTTGAGCCCTCTTTTCTCAACTATTTTATGCCTGTCGATCCGTTTAAAAAGAAGAGAAGTGTTATTTTTACTTCAGGAATTATTGATGGGGATTTCAGAGTTCACGGACCTATATCCGATCCGGATTTCGACGGTCGTTTGCGAATCAGCAATCTTGTTCCCGAATCGCCATTTCTCGCAGAAATACCGGATCCGGTTTCGACTGAAGTGACTCTCGAAGGACATTCCCTCACTATTAATCCCTTTTCCATAGGGCTCAATAAAGGAGAAATCTTTGTTGACTCTTCCTTTGAGTTCGATGAGGGACTGCCTACGACCTACAATCTCGACGTCGACATCAGGGGCGGCGAGGGGGCGAGAGTCGCATATGCCATCCCCGGATTTTCCTGGGACGGATACTTTACCGGACCTGTTCATATCGAGGGGAGCCGGCAAGGAGGTTTCCTCGAGGGGACGCTCACCTGCAACAGTCTTGAATCATCACTGAAAAGTGATGCCGTTCCGAATCAGCCATTATCAGTACCTAAAAATCCCAGCATTAATGGTTTCACTGTAGACCTAACGATACTGACGGGCAGGGATGTCAATTTTTACTTTCCCAACAGGCAGGTCCCCATCATTCAGGCCACTGCCGAAAAGGGTGACGATATAAATATTGCTTACGATTCACGGTCAGACGAGCTGGCGCTTGTCGGACGAGTCGATGTCAGGACCGGAGAAATCAACTATTTCAACAAAACTTTTTATCTTCAGGAGGGATATATTGACTTCAACGAGAGCCAGGTGAAATTCAACCCGAAACTCAATGTTCGCGCGGATGTCATAACCAGAGATGAACTGGGTGAAGATGTTACCATATCACTTCTTTTCGATGATTATCTGCTCAATGAGTTCAACCCCGAATTTCTTTCATTTCCCAGGAAAACGGAAAATGAGATACTTGCCCTTCTAGGACAATCTTTTATACCATCTAATGATCCTGATCAGGTCAGTGTGGCATCGGTTCTTGTCGCAACGGGAGGTATGATCGGCAAAAATACGATCATGCAGCCTTTTGAAGAAGCGATTAAGAATTCACTTAATCTCGATTTTGTGTCTTTTAACACAAATCTGATAGAAAATGCCATTCTGGATAGATTTCAGGATCAAAATATATACGACAATGGAAACCGGAGAGTCAATTTCGCCAGATATCTTGAGGATACGTCTCTGTTTATTGGAGAATATATAGGTGAATTTTTATTCCTTGAGGGATCTCTTGTTGTAGATTATGATGACTCCCGTAGTGTATCATCCACATTCGGGGGTCTGGAGCTTAATCTGAATTTGAATATACAGTTTATAACGCCATTCGTATTGATTGACTGGACCTATGACCCGAATAACAATCCGGATTCGGATTATTTTCTGCCCCAGAACACAATCTCGTTTACATGGCAGTATTCATATTGA
- the tmk gene encoding dTMP kinase, which produces MEQEILKGFIVIEGLDGSGTTTQLDNITSFLSNRNISHVRTFEPTDKETGLLIRQVLAGKIPLKQETIAYLFAADRNEHIHGEKDGIIELLKSNRYVISDRYHFSSIAYQSINSDPALVRELNNRFPLPEYLIFIDVSVEECQKRMKQRNGTKDIYDSIEYQRKVLENYNRAIDYFSDSSMKVVRINGMQSAELVFQDILEAVFSD; this is translated from the coding sequence ATGGAACAGGAAATACTAAAAGGATTCATCGTTATAGAAGGACTGGACGGATCCGGAACAACAACTCAGCTAGACAATATAACATCTTTCCTGAGTAATAGAAACATCAGCCATGTACGCACGTTTGAGCCCACTGACAAGGAAACAGGTCTTTTGATTAGACAGGTCCTTGCGGGAAAAATCCCCCTGAAACAGGAAACGATAGCCTATCTATTCGCCGCTGACAGAAATGAACACATTCACGGTGAAAAAGACGGGATCATTGAACTGCTCAAGAGCAATCGCTATGTCATTTCCGATCGGTACCATTTCAGCTCCATAGCTTATCAGTCGATCAATTCCGATCCTGCACTAGTCAGAGAACTGAACAATCGTTTTCCGCTGCCGGAATATCTCATATTCATTGACGTTTCCGTCGAAGAATGTCAGAAAAGAATGAAACAACGCAACGGAACAAAAGATATATACGACAGCATCGAATATCAGCGGAAAGTTCTGGAAAATTACAATAGAGCTATAGACTATTTTTCAGATTCATCGATGAAAGTTGTAAGAATCAATGGAATGCAAAGCGCCGAACTTGTTTTTCAGGATATTCTGGAAGCTGTCTTTTCCGATTAA
- a CDS encoding B12-binding domain-containing radical SAM protein, whose amino-acid sequence MKRHRTLLISCFIEDSPQAMPLATSILKSYACSIADIDIELVNFTINSDPANTADILLNKNPDSIGFSLYLWNSAFFEKVAEIIREMNSSIILYAGGAEVTASSERLQNTGLFDHLIPGEGEMPFKLLMESLMKNKNTEAILTRQHETDINLIPSPYLSGTLNPSEYDGLLWELSRGCPFNCSFCCESRGISGVRYYDSDRIRDELRLFEEKGVEQIWVLDPTFNVKKDRALTILNMIEEIAPQIHFTFEVRAELLDEEIAEAFSRIHCSLQIGLQSSSDDVLKKLNRTIKADEFIEKIALLNKYGVVFGLDLIYGLPGDSISGFKQSLDFAVELIPNHLDIFRLSVFPGTELYDEADSLGLIFNEKPPYEVLRSRSFSENELNSAENLSIATDLFYNSGKAAPWLMPLLDSLDKKPNEFFQLFADFIAGLKVSSENIAEIQSDFLIKLLSHDEDDDVLAVTLDLLNFHHLFNNSLYGNIEYRNSQISDFPDSHIFVKNSVLQWGVFSYDVTLYYELGMFDLKWFIGEFERDVSYGLVFNIHGEIQVMAVDKIYFQFLQSIDGKRTFAEILKLINTKADELSEFISFLAENELIGSL is encoded by the coding sequence ATGAAAAGACACAGAACATTATTAATCTCATGTTTTATAGAGGATTCTCCACAGGCTATGCCTCTGGCGACTTCTATCTTAAAAAGCTATGCCTGTTCAATCGCCGATATCGATATAGAGCTTGTGAACTTTACAATAAACTCCGATCCTGCAAACACAGCTGATATTCTTCTGAACAAAAATCCCGACAGCATTGGATTTTCACTTTACCTCTGGAACAGCGCCTTTTTTGAAAAAGTGGCTGAAATAATAAGGGAAATGAACTCTTCTATAATTCTATATGCCGGTGGTGCGGAAGTCACGGCATCATCGGAAAGACTCCAGAACACAGGATTGTTCGATCATCTTATTCCCGGCGAAGGAGAGATGCCCTTCAAATTGCTGATGGAGTCTCTCATGAAAAACAAAAATACAGAAGCCATTCTGACAAGACAGCATGAAACAGATATCAACTTAATACCTTCCCCCTATTTAAGTGGTACTTTAAATCCATCCGAATATGATGGCCTTCTCTGGGAATTATCAAGAGGCTGTCCTTTCAACTGTTCATTCTGCTGCGAATCCCGGGGGATAAGCGGTGTCAGATATTATGATTCAGATAGAATACGGGATGAATTGCGTCTTTTTGAAGAAAAAGGTGTCGAGCAGATCTGGGTGCTGGATCCGACATTCAATGTAAAAAAAGACCGTGCCTTAACAATTCTCAATATGATTGAGGAAATTGCACCACAGATACACTTCACTTTTGAAGTACGCGCGGAATTACTCGACGAAGAAATTGCTGAAGCCTTTTCCCGGATCCATTGTTCTCTTCAAATCGGTTTACAAAGCAGCAGTGATGATGTTCTGAAAAAGTTAAATAGAACTATAAAAGCGGATGAATTTATTGAAAAAATCGCTCTTTTAAATAAATATGGAGTCGTTTTCGGATTGGATCTGATATATGGACTTCCCGGAGATTCGATATCAGGTTTTAAACAAAGCCTGGACTTTGCTGTGGAACTGATACCGAATCATCTTGATATTTTCCGACTATCTGTATTTCCGGGCACAGAACTGTATGATGAAGCGGATTCACTTGGGCTCATTTTCAATGAAAAACCGCCCTATGAAGTTCTGAGAAGTCGTAGTTTTTCTGAAAATGAGCTTAATTCTGCTGAAAATCTATCCATCGCCACTGATCTATTTTACAACAGCGGCAAAGCTGCTCCATGGCTTATGCCTCTTTTGGATTCTCTGGATAAAAAGCCCAATGAGTTTTTCCAGCTATTTGCTGATTTTATTGCCGGTCTCAAGGTTTCATCTGAAAATATTGCTGAAATCCAAAGTGATTTTCTGATAAAACTTTTAAGTCATGATGAAGACGATGATGTTCTAGCTGTAACGCTGGATCTTTTAAACTTTCATCATCTTTTTAATAATTCCCTGTACGGAAACATAGAATACAGAAATTCGCAAATCTCTGATTTTCCCGACTCTCATATCTTTGTTAAGAATTCTGTTCTCCAATGGGGAGTTTTTTCATACGATGTTACGCTGTATTACGAGTTGGGAATGTTCGATCTGAAGTGGTTTATCGGTGAGTTCGAAAGAGACGTTTCTTATGGATTGGTTTTCAATATCCATGGAGAAATACAGGTTATGGCTGTCGATAAGATTTATTTTCAGTTTCTACAATCAATAGATGGAAAAAGGACCTTTGCAGAAATATTGAAGCTTATAAACACAAAAGCTGATGAATTATCAGAATTCATCAGCTTTCTGGCGGAAAATGAACTTATCGGTTCTCTTTAA
- the queA gene encoding tRNA preQ1(34) S-adenosylmethionine ribosyltransferase-isomerase QueA, translating to MKIRDFSFDLPDELIAQYPPEERGTSNLMVLDPRTGTVSHKNMQDFPDLIDENTLVVFNNSKVRKARLFGFSEETGGKVEFFLLEKISGKAWKAMVSKAKRQKVGKKYNFPGSLNGRITEEGGTNIRTVEFDRDIDDDYLDEFAHIPLPPYIKREDELMDSSRYQSVFSEITGSVAAPTASLHFTEGLIHRIKATGADVAYVTLHVGLGTFAPVRTENLLDHEMHKEEFYVSDETAEKVESAVKKGKKILAVGTTSIRTLESAWQNGELKRGTQYTDLFIYPGYKFKIVNQIFTNFHTPESTLLVLVSAFAGKEFIERAYKEAVEKKYRFFSYGDAMFIKENR from the coding sequence ATGAAAATCAGGGACTTCTCTTTTGATCTGCCCGATGAATTAATAGCACAGTACCCCCCGGAAGAGAGGGGAACATCAAATTTAATGGTTCTTGATCCCCGGACGGGAACTGTTTCCCATAAGAATATGCAGGATTTTCCCGATTTGATTGATGAAAACACACTGGTCGTTTTTAATAATTCAAAAGTCCGGAAAGCCCGTTTGTTCGGTTTTTCAGAAGAAACCGGTGGAAAGGTTGAGTTTTTTCTATTGGAAAAGATATCGGGCAAAGCCTGGAAAGCCATGGTCTCAAAAGCGAAAAGGCAGAAAGTCGGTAAGAAATATAATTTTCCGGGAAGCCTGAATGGAAGAATAACAGAGGAGGGCGGGACCAATATCCGAACTGTCGAATTCGATCGGGATATTGACGATGATTATCTGGACGAATTTGCACATATTCCTCTTCCCCCCTATATCAAAAGGGAAGATGAGTTGATGGACAGCTCCCGTTACCAATCTGTTTTTTCGGAAATAACCGGTTCGGTTGCGGCTCCTACAGCCAGTCTTCATTTTACGGAAGGTCTTATACATCGAATAAAAGCAACCGGAGCGGATGTCGCCTATGTAACGCTTCATGTCGGTCTGGGGACATTTGCACCGGTACGGACGGAAAATCTGCTTGATCATGAAATGCACAAAGAAGAGTTTTATGTTTCCGATGAGACGGCGGAGAAGGTAGAATCCGCTGTAAAGAAAGGGAAGAAGATCCTGGCGGTCGGCACAACTTCAATCAGAACTCTAGAATCCGCCTGGCAAAATGGAGAATTGAAACGGGGCACACAGTACACAGATCTTTTTATTTACCCGGGATATAAATTCAAGATTGTGAATCAGATATTTACAAACTTCCATACGCCCGAATCGACGCTGCTTGTACTGGTTTCGGCCTTTGCCGGAAAAGAATTCATTGAAAGAGCCTATAAAGAAGCTGTAGAAAAAAAATACCGGTTTTTCTCCTACGGAGATGCCATGTTCATTAAAGAGAACCGATAA
- the ruvB gene encoding Holliday junction branch migration DNA helicase RuvB yields MDGSSLLSGELIGDEEKKENIIRPRLLEDFQGQEKLKENLSIYIQAARERGEPLDHVFLSGPPGLGKTTLAGIMANELGVESRVTSAPALDKPKDLAGLLTTISPRTVFFIDEIHRLKPAIEEMLYIAMEDYELDWIIGQGPSARTIRIPVPPFTLVGATTKPGRVSSPLYTRFGITVRLEFYSPEELQSIIERSADLMEIRIKKEASAQLSRCSRGTPRVANRILRRMRDFAQVQGDGTVTTSIVKSSLERLEIDKYGLEKLDREILNTIITKYSGGPVGAETLAISVGEGIDSLEDFYEPYLIQQGFIKRTNRGRVATALAYNHLGLDRSDNENQGLLF; encoded by the coding sequence ATGGACGGGTCCAGCTTACTTTCCGGCGAATTAATCGGAGACGAAGAAAAAAAAGAGAATATAATCAGACCTCGGCTTCTGGAAGATTTCCAGGGGCAGGAGAAACTGAAGGAGAATCTCTCTATATATATTCAGGCGGCCAGGGAAAGAGGGGAACCCCTTGATCATGTTTTCCTTAGCGGACCTCCCGGTCTGGGTAAAACAACTCTCGCAGGAATCATGGCCAATGAACTGGGGGTTGAATCCCGTGTCACCTCTGCTCCCGCACTTGATAAGCCAAAAGATCTGGCGGGGTTGTTAACGACTATAAGTCCCAGAACAGTATTTTTTATCGATGAGATTCACAGACTCAAACCGGCAATAGAAGAAATGCTCTATATCGCTATGGAGGATTATGAACTGGATTGGATTATTGGACAGGGACCTTCGGCCAGAACTATCAGAATTCCCGTTCCCCCTTTTACGCTTGTCGGTGCAACAACAAAACCCGGCCGTGTCTCCAGTCCTTTGTATACGCGGTTCGGCATAACTGTAAGGCTGGAATTTTACTCTCCCGAAGAGCTGCAGAGCATTATAGAGCGCAGCGCCGACCTTATGGAAATAAGAATTAAAAAGGAAGCGTCGGCACAACTTTCAAGATGCAGCCGCGGAACACCGAGAGTCGCAAATCGTATCCTTAGAAGAATGCGGGATTTTGCACAGGTTCAGGGTGACGGAACTGTCACGACTTCTATTGTGAAAAGCAGTCTCGAACGTCTTGAAATAGACAAATACGGTCTGGAAAAACTGGATCGTGAAATTCTGAATACGATAATAACGAAATACTCCGGAGGACCTGTGGGAGCGGAGACACTTGCCATTTCCGTAGGCGAAGGTATCGATTCTCTGGAAGATTTCTACGAACCCTATCTCATTCAACAGGGTTTTATAAAAAGAACCAACCGGGGGCGGGTCGCAACGGCGCTGGCCTATAACCATCTCGGTCTGGACAGGAGTGATAATGAAAATCAGGGACTTCTCTTTTGA
- the ruvA gene encoding Holliday junction branch migration protein RuvA, whose product MFNSIKGIVTAKGLDYIRLENYGIEWDIKTTTVSLSGFPGVDQEAKAFVYLHHKEDQMTLFGFSTVDERTLFLDLISVSGVGPKGALKILSGVSVSRFFEFLETEDVKSLSSLPGLGTKTAQKIILQLKGKLKLETESISAEEQSHKEIIHSLVSMGFEKKQVTKAVAEILKNTEVKKLSGEKQDQEIIRQAIIILST is encoded by the coding sequence ATGTTTAACAGTATAAAAGGTATCGTTACAGCCAAAGGACTTGATTACATCAGATTGGAGAACTATGGAATAGAGTGGGATATCAAGACCACAACGGTTTCTCTCTCCGGCTTTCCGGGAGTGGATCAGGAAGCGAAAGCCTTTGTTTATCTTCACCACAAAGAAGACCAGATGACTCTTTTCGGGTTTTCGACAGTTGATGAGAGAACCCTCTTCCTCGATCTCATCAGCGTCAGCGGCGTCGGTCCCAAAGGGGCTTTAAAAATACTTTCCGGTGTTTCTGTCAGTCGATTTTTCGAGTTCCTTGAAACGGAAGATGTTAAATCGCTCAGCTCTCTGCCGGGTCTCGGAACTAAAACAGCACAGAAAATTATCCTTCAATTGAAAGGAAAGCTGAAGCTGGAAACGGAAAGCATCTCGGCGGAAGAACAGTCTCACAAAGAAATTATCCATTCACTCGTATCCATGGGATTCGAAAAGAAACAAGTAACTAAAGCAGTCGCCGAGATTCTAAAAAATACTGAAGTTAAAAAGCTGAGCGGCGAAAAACAGGACCAGGAAATTATCCGTCAGGCGATAATAATCCTAAGTACCTGA
- the ruvC gene encoding crossover junction endodeoxyribonuclease RuvC: protein MSRVLGIDPGLANAGWGVIDVDGNRLTYVAHGSISTDSKIPAPVRLKEIFDQLSIIIEKFKPVEAGMETLYFAKNVKTALPVAEARGVLSLCMVQNGLMLSEYTPLQIKQAVVGNGRADKNQVQQMVKLILGLDKIPKPDHAADALAAAICHVHMRVLHV, encoded by the coding sequence ATGTCAAGAGTACTCGGTATTGACCCCGGTCTGGCCAACGCCGGCTGGGGGGTCATCGATGTTGATGGAAACCGGTTGACCTATGTCGCCCACGGTTCCATATCCACTGATTCCAAAATTCCCGCACCGGTCCGCCTAAAGGAAATATTTGATCAATTATCGATAATAATTGAAAAGTTTAAGCCTGTTGAGGCAGGAATGGAAACTCTCTATTTTGCAAAAAATGTGAAAACAGCTCTTCCAGTAGCAGAAGCGAGGGGTGTATTATCTTTGTGTATGGTTCAGAACGGACTCATGCTTTCTGAGTACACGCCGCTTCAGATCAAGCAGGCTGTTGTCGGCAACGGGAGAGCTGATAAAAATCAAGTTCAGCAGATGGTTAAGCTTATCCTCGGACTGGATAAAATCCCTAAACCTGATCATGCTGCCGATGCACTGGCAGCTGCAATATGCCATGTCCATATGAGGGTATTACATGTTTAA
- a CDS encoding YebC/PmpR family DNA-binding transcriptional regulator, whose amino-acid sequence MSGHSKWHTIKHKKGALDAKRGKMFTKIVKELTVAARIGGGDPDMNPRLRTVILKAKAANMPKDNMEKAIKKGTGDLDGVDYVELQYEAYAPGGVGLIIETLTDNKNRTAANVKSILTKGGGQLAAQGAVSYQFNRKGVITYSSDEVDFEKLFEAALEAGAEDVAEDGGIIEVKTEPSDFETVLEALQESGFNQLEAELSMVPDTTVELDHEKTAKVLALIDKIEDDDDVQSVASNLNIPDDFDME is encoded by the coding sequence ATGTCCGGCCATAGCAAGTGGCATACTATCAAACACAAAAAAGGTGCCCTCGATGCGAAGAGAGGGAAAATGTTTACAAAAATCGTTAAGGAGTTAACCGTCGCTGCAAGAATAGGTGGCGGGGATCCGGATATGAATCCCAGACTCAGAACGGTTATCCTTAAAGCGAAAGCCGCCAACATGCCTAAAGACAACATGGAAAAAGCCATCAAGAAGGGAACAGGCGACCTTGACGGCGTTGATTATGTTGAACTTCAGTACGAAGCTTATGCTCCCGGTGGCGTCGGTCTCATAATCGAAACTCTGACTGATAATAAGAACAGGACTGCAGCCAATGTTAAAAGCATACTGACCAAAGGTGGTGGCCAGCTTGCAGCGCAGGGAGCTGTATCATATCAGTTCAACAGAAAAGGCGTTATTACTTACAGTAGCGATGAAGTCGATTTTGAAAAACTTTTTGAAGCGGCGCTTGAGGCCGGAGCTGAAGATGTTGCGGAAGACGGTGGAATCATCGAAGTGAAAACTGAACCTTCAGATTTTGAGACCGTGCTCGAAGCTCTTCAGGAAAGCGGTTTCAATCAGCTTGAAGCCGAACTTTCAATGGTTCCCGATACAACCGTAGAACTTGATCATGAGAAAACGGCTAAGGTTCTCGCGCTTATTGATAAAATTGAAGACGATGATGATGTACAGTCCGTTGCTTCAAATCTCAATATCCCCGATGATTTTGATATGGAGTAA